In one Mycobacteroides chelonae genomic region, the following are encoded:
- a CDS encoding serine/threonine-protein kinase PknG — translation MSKDPGSLEDPEDLVDDPDEGESPGTRPASLADLDADSASTMRPMATQAVFRAPDFTQPTTQPTTQPEVRTTTTRVRLSPTRRLGGGLVEIPRVPEIDPLAALMTNPVVEESKRFCWNCGKPVGRSTEDRPACSEGTCPACGSTFSFLPQLNPGDVIAGQYAIKGCIAHGGLGWIYLAVDRNVNDRPVVLKGLVHSGDAEAQNIAMAERRFLAEVAHPSIVKIFNFVEHPDQHGNPVGYIVMEYVGGTSLKQPKGKALPVAQAIAYMLEILPALGFLHSVGLTYNDLKPENIMVTEEQLKLIDLGAVAAINAYGNLYGTPGYQAPEISRTGPTVASDIYTVGRTLAVLTLRMRTRKGRYKDGLPNEDPVLAKYDSYHRLLRRAIDPDPTARFGSAEEMVTQLVGVLREVVALDSGTPRPGMSTLFSPSRSTFGVDLLVAHTDVYVDGLAHPPSLTAPDIVTALQVPLLDPTDVGAAILQATVLSQPIQTLESLKAARLGRIDADGVDLTESMELPLMEARALLDLGDVAKANSKLDQLEDRVGTPWRLTWYRGMAALLNGDYDQATKHFTAVLDFLPGEIAPKMALAATAELANDEKNLDFYRTVWSTDNSVISAGYGFARTLASRGERAEAVRMLDNVPPTSRHFTTARLTSAVTLLSGRTLSEVTEDDIREAARRVEALPETEPRVLQIRALVLGTALDWIKTNHSTGHHILGVPFTKRGLRQGVERSLRALARRATERTHRYALVDLANATRPTSLL, via the coding sequence ATGAGTAAAGATCCCGGCAGCCTGGAAGACCCAGAGGATCTGGTCGACGACCCGGACGAAGGCGAAAGTCCGGGCACGCGGCCCGCATCCCTGGCGGACCTGGATGCGGACTCCGCGTCCACGATGCGCCCCATGGCTACCCAGGCCGTCTTCCGTGCCCCTGATTTCACCCAGCCCACAACCCAACCCACCACACAGCCAGAGGTCCGCACCACCACCACGCGAGTCCGGCTCTCCCCCACCCGCAGGCTCGGCGGCGGCCTGGTCGAGATCCCGCGTGTTCCGGAAATCGATCCACTGGCCGCCTTGATGACCAATCCGGTCGTCGAAGAGTCCAAACGATTCTGCTGGAACTGCGGTAAACCGGTGGGCCGCTCTACGGAGGATCGCCCCGCCTGCAGCGAGGGCACCTGCCCGGCCTGCGGGTCCACCTTTTCCTTTCTGCCGCAGCTGAATCCCGGCGATGTGATTGCCGGGCAGTACGCCATCAAGGGCTGCATCGCCCATGGCGGTCTGGGATGGATCTACCTCGCGGTGGACCGCAACGTCAACGACCGTCCGGTGGTGCTCAAGGGTCTGGTGCATTCCGGCGACGCCGAAGCACAGAACATAGCGATGGCCGAGCGGCGATTCCTCGCCGAGGTGGCGCACCCCTCGATCGTGAAGATCTTCAACTTCGTCGAACACCCCGACCAGCACGGGAATCCGGTCGGATACATCGTGATGGAGTACGTCGGCGGCACCTCCCTGAAACAGCCCAAGGGCAAGGCCCTACCTGTCGCACAGGCCATTGCCTATATGCTGGAAATTCTTCCCGCACTGGGCTTTCTGCACTCGGTTGGGCTCACCTACAACGACCTCAAGCCCGAGAACATCATGGTCACCGAGGAGCAGCTCAAACTCATCGACCTGGGCGCGGTGGCCGCGATCAACGCCTACGGCAACCTGTACGGAACTCCCGGCTACCAGGCACCCGAGATCTCCAGAACCGGACCCACTGTCGCGTCGGATATCTACACGGTGGGGCGCACCCTCGCGGTGCTGACCCTGCGCATGCGCACCCGCAAGGGCCGATACAAGGACGGGCTGCCCAACGAGGATCCGGTGCTCGCCAAGTACGACTCGTATCACCGCCTTTTGCGCCGGGCCATCGATCCCGATCCCACCGCTCGATTCGGCAGCGCCGAGGAGATGGTCACTCAGCTCGTGGGTGTACTGCGCGAGGTGGTGGCGCTGGACTCGGGCACACCACGCCCCGGTATGTCCACCCTGTTCAGCCCGTCCCGGTCCACCTTCGGGGTTGACCTGCTGGTGGCCCACACCGACGTATACGTCGACGGGCTGGCTCACCCACCTAGCCTGACGGCACCGGATATCGTTACGGCTCTTCAGGTTCCGCTACTCGACCCCACCGACGTGGGAGCCGCCATCCTGCAGGCAACCGTACTGAGCCAGCCGATACAGACCCTCGAATCCTTGAAGGCCGCCCGCCTGGGCCGAATCGACGCCGACGGGGTGGATCTGACCGAATCGATGGAGCTGCCTCTGATGGAGGCACGCGCGCTCCTGGATCTGGGCGATGTCGCCAAGGCCAACAGCAAGCTGGATCAGCTCGAGGACCGGGTAGGCACCCCGTGGCGACTGACCTGGTACCGCGGCATGGCGGCCCTTCTCAACGGTGACTATGACCAAGCCACAAAGCATTTCACCGCTGTTCTGGACTTCTTGCCCGGTGAGATCGCCCCCAAGATGGCACTTGCCGCCACCGCCGAACTTGCCAATGACGAGAAGAACCTCGACTTCTACCGCACCGTCTGGTCCACCGACAACAGCGTCATCTCCGCGGGATACGGGTTTGCCCGCACCCTGGCCTCCCGCGGGGAGCGGGCCGAGGCAGTGCGCATGCTCGACAACGTTCCTCCCACGTCGCGCCATTTCACCACCGCGCGCCTCACCAGTGCGGTCACCCTGCTCTCGGGTCGTACGCTCTCCGAGGTCACCGAGGACGACATCCGCGAGGCGGCCCGCAGGGTGGAAGCACTACCCGAGACGGAACCGCGTGTGCTGCAGATCCGCGCGCTGGTGCTCGGGACGGCGCTGGACTGGATCAAGACCAATCATTCGACCGGACACCACATCCTGGGTGTCCCGTTCACCAAACGCGGCCTGCGCCAAGGTGTTGAGCGTAGCCTGCGAGCATTGGCCCGCCGGGCCACCGAGCGCACCCACCGTTACGCACTGGTTGATCTGGCCAACGCCACCCGGCCGACATCATTGCTTTAG
- a CDS encoding acetate kinase, whose translation MSAVLVLNCGSSSVKYQLIEPDSGRVDAHGLVERIGEEPVRNHEEALRLVFDSINTDDVVVVGHRVVHGGQKFHEPTVLDDAVVAQIAELSSLAPLHNPAGVQGIEVARRLLPDVPQVAVFDTAFFYSLPPAAATYALDREVAERYGVRRYGFHGTSHQYVSQQAAGYLGRAYADINQIVLHLGNGASASAILHGRAVETSMGLTPLEGLVMGTRTGDIDAGIVFHLARHGMSIDEIDTVFNRRSGMLGLCGANDFREIHRLIEAGDASAQLAYNVYVHRLRKYIGAYIATLGGADVISFTAGAGENDAVLRADAMAGLEVLGIELDPERNLLRSSEIRRISTDDSRVTVLVVPTNEELAIARAAVGAALKQ comes from the coding sequence ATGAGCGCGGTACTGGTCCTGAACTGCGGCTCGTCTTCGGTGAAATACCAGCTCATCGAACCGGATTCGGGCAGGGTGGACGCGCACGGGCTGGTGGAGCGCATCGGTGAAGAGCCGGTCCGCAATCACGAAGAGGCACTGCGGCTGGTTTTCGACTCCATCAACACCGACGACGTGGTGGTGGTGGGCCATCGTGTGGTGCACGGCGGACAGAAGTTCCACGAGCCGACGGTGCTCGACGACGCCGTGGTCGCGCAGATCGCGGAGCTGTCGTCACTGGCGCCGCTGCACAATCCGGCCGGTGTGCAGGGCATCGAGGTGGCCCGGCGCCTGCTGCCCGATGTGCCGCAGGTGGCGGTGTTCGACACCGCGTTCTTCTACAGCCTGCCGCCAGCGGCGGCCACCTATGCGCTCGATCGTGAGGTCGCCGAGCGATACGGCGTGCGGCGCTATGGATTCCACGGCACCTCGCATCAATACGTGTCACAGCAGGCCGCCGGCTACCTGGGGCGCGCGTACGCCGACATCAACCAGATCGTGCTGCACCTGGGCAACGGCGCATCGGCGTCGGCGATCCTGCATGGCCGCGCCGTGGAGACCTCGATGGGCCTCACTCCGCTGGAGGGCCTCGTGATGGGCACCCGTACCGGCGATATCGACGCCGGCATCGTGTTCCATTTGGCGCGCCACGGCATGAGCATCGATGAGATCGACACGGTGTTCAACCGCCGTTCCGGCATGCTCGGACTGTGCGGGGCCAACGATTTTCGTGAAATTCATCGGCTGATCGAGGCGGGAGACGCATCGGCGCAGCTTGCGTACAACGTTTATGTGCACCGGCTGCGCAAGTACATTGGCGCCTACATCGCGACATTGGGTGGCGCCGATGTCATCTCCTTCACCGCCGGGGCGGGCGAGAACGACGCAGTGCTGCGTGCCGATGCCATGGCCGGACTCGAAGTGCTCGGCATAGAGCTCGATCCGGAACGAAACCTGTTGAGATCCAGCGAAATTCGCCGCATCTCCACCGATGATTCACGAGTGACGGTGCTGGTGGTGCCCACCAACGAGGAACTGGCCATCGCCAGGGCGGCGGTGGGGGCGGCTCTAAAGCAATGA
- the pta gene encoding phosphate acetyltransferase, translated as MTEPKASSIYIASPEGDTGKSTVALGVMHRLAASVARVGVFRPIARSGESVDYILELLLEQSTADIAYEDCLGVSYHDLHQDPDAAIAQIVDRYHAVAERCDAVVIVGSDYTDVASPSELSTNARIAVNLGAPVLLTIKGFDRTPDEVAALAEVCLGELKVQRAHTAAIVANRCNPDQLDEVRQALSRFDKPAWVLPEVPLLVSPSVEELMKAVKGSLVSGDEALLSREATSFMVAGMTAEHCLERLQEGQAVIFPADRSDVLLAVASAHVAEGFPSLSAIILNGGLKLHPRIADLVDGIGLRLPIIETDSGTFETASAAAHARGRVTVASARKIDTALALMDRYVDGADLIAQLAIPIPSVTTPQMFEYQLLDRARDNRKRIVLPEGDDDRILKAAGRLLQRQVADLTILGEEAEIRSRAAELGVDISNALVVSPKTSELAEQFAGQYFELRKHKGMTPDRAREIMRNVSYFGTMLVYNDIVDGMVSGAAHTTAHTIRPAFEIIRTTSGVSTVSSIFLMCLADRVLAYGDCAIVPDPTSEQLADIAISSARTAAQFGIDPRVAMLSYSTGNSGSGAEVEKVRIATELVRTRQPELLVEGPIQYDAAVEPSVAATKMPDSPVAGRATVLIFPDLNTGNNTYKAVQRSAGAIAIGPVLQGLRKPINDLSRGALVEDIVNTVAITAIQAQDLTR; from the coding sequence ATGACCGAGCCCAAGGCGTCCAGTATCTACATTGCCTCACCCGAAGGTGATACCGGAAAGTCCACCGTCGCACTGGGTGTGATGCATCGGCTGGCCGCATCGGTGGCACGCGTGGGCGTGTTCCGCCCCATCGCGCGGTCCGGGGAGAGTGTGGACTACATCCTGGAACTGCTACTGGAGCAGAGCACCGCCGACATCGCCTATGAGGATTGTCTCGGCGTCTCGTACCACGATCTCCATCAGGATCCAGATGCGGCGATCGCCCAGATCGTCGACAGGTACCACGCGGTCGCAGAGCGCTGTGATGCCGTAGTGATTGTCGGCAGCGACTACACCGATGTCGCAAGTCCCAGCGAGCTGAGTACCAACGCCCGCATCGCGGTCAATCTCGGCGCACCGGTTCTGTTGACCATCAAGGGATTCGATCGAACGCCGGACGAGGTGGCGGCTCTTGCCGAGGTCTGTCTCGGTGAGCTCAAGGTGCAGCGTGCACACACCGCTGCCATTGTGGCGAACCGGTGTAATCCCGATCAGCTGGACGAGGTGCGCCAGGCGTTATCGCGTTTCGACAAGCCCGCCTGGGTGCTGCCCGAGGTACCCCTGTTGGTCTCGCCGTCGGTAGAAGAGCTCATGAAAGCGGTGAAGGGCTCCTTGGTCAGCGGCGACGAGGCGCTACTGTCCCGCGAGGCCACCAGCTTCATGGTGGCGGGCATGACGGCCGAGCATTGCTTGGAGCGCCTGCAAGAGGGCCAGGCCGTCATCTTCCCCGCCGACCGATCCGACGTGCTGCTGGCGGTGGCGAGCGCGCATGTGGCGGAAGGATTTCCGTCGCTGTCCGCGATCATCCTCAACGGCGGACTCAAGCTGCACCCGCGGATCGCCGACCTGGTGGACGGTATCGGGCTGCGGTTGCCGATCATCGAGACGGATTCGGGCACGTTCGAGACCGCGAGCGCCGCGGCGCATGCCCGGGGCCGGGTTACGGTGGCCTCGGCCCGCAAGATCGACACCGCACTGGCGCTGATGGATCGGTATGTCGATGGCGCGGATCTCATCGCGCAGCTGGCCATTCCGATTCCCTCGGTCACCACGCCGCAGATGTTCGAGTATCAGCTGTTGGATCGGGCGCGGGACAACCGTAAGCGCATCGTGCTCCCGGAAGGCGACGACGACAGGATCCTCAAGGCGGCCGGGCGACTGCTGCAGCGCCAGGTCGCAGATCTGACAATCCTGGGTGAAGAGGCGGAGATTCGTTCCCGCGCAGCCGAGCTGGGTGTTGACATCTCGAATGCCCTGGTGGTCAGCCCCAAGACCAGTGAGCTCGCCGAGCAGTTCGCGGGCCAGTACTTCGAGTTGCGCAAGCACAAGGGCATGACTCCTGATCGTGCGCGCGAGATCATGCGCAACGTCTCGTACTTCGGCACCATGCTGGTGTACAACGACATCGTCGACGGCATGGTGTCGGGCGCGGCGCACACCACCGCGCACACGATTAGGCCAGCGTTCGAAATCATAAGGACGACGTCCGGTGTTTCTACAGTGTCCAGCATCTTCCTGATGTGCCTGGCCGACCGGGTATTGGCCTATGGCGATTGCGCCATCGTGCCCGACCCTACCTCCGAGCAGCTGGCCGATATCGCCATCTCCTCGGCGCGCACGGCCGCCCAGTTCGGCATCGACCCGCGGGTCGCGATGCTGTCCTACTCGACGGGAAACTCGGGTAGCGGTGCCGAGGTTGAAAAGGTGCGTATCGCAACTGAATTGGTTCGTACCAGGCAGCCCGAGCTGCTGGTCGAGGGTCCCATCCAATACGACGCGGCAGTGGAGCCCTCGGTGGCGGCCACCAAGATGCCCGACTCTCCGGTCGCCGGACGCGCGACGGTGCTGATTTTCCCGGACCTCAACACCGGGAACAACACCTACAAGGCGGTGCAACGCAGCGCCGGGGCCATCGCCATCGGGCCCGTGCTGCAGGGCTTGCGCAAACCCATCAATGATCTCTCCCGCGGCGCTCTGGTGGAGGACATCGTCAACACGGTCGCGATCACCGCGATCCAGGCCCAGGACCTGACCCGATGA
- a CDS encoding nitroreductase/quinone reductase family protein has product MSSLVRRFIDAVNTVPVMALNVPGLRSVAGRYFTVVTYTGRRSGQIFSTPVNYWRSGDDIVIWVGIPESKKWWRNFLGEGRPLQLRLNGVDVPGYGIARKDDSGRVTVTVRLGESS; this is encoded by the coding sequence ATGAGTTCCCTAGTTCGTCGCTTTATCGATGCGGTCAACACCGTGCCGGTGATGGCATTGAACGTGCCCGGACTGCGCAGCGTGGCGGGCCGCTACTTCACCGTCGTCACCTACACCGGCCGTCGATCGGGGCAGATCTTCAGCACGCCGGTGAACTACTGGCGTTCGGGAGATGACATTGTGATCTGGGTCGGCATCCCCGAAAGCAAGAAATGGTGGCGCAATTTCCTCGGAGAGGGCAGGCCGCTGCAGCTCCGGCTCAACGGAGTTGATGTGCCCGGTTACGGAATCGCACGCAAAGACGACAGCGGCCGCGTGACGGTCACTGTTCGTCTTGGCGAGAGCTCCTAG
- a CDS encoding alpha-mannosidase, whose protein sequence is MHDDRRIVEDRIRRFVDKRLNCAIYVDSAPLTLTAWTAPGEPVPFAEAAAQEFTEITPGTPWGPPWSTMWLHVTGTVPERWRGRSEGAPEMRVELGFTGGPGFNAEGLVYRSDGTVVKGIAPRNAFVPIDDPDAPVDFYIEAAANPDIGKHFWSPMPLGDKATSGDEALYRLGGIDLALRDLNLWGLQQDIATLDGLMHTLPEDLPRRHEILRALERMVDTVDPEDLAGTAADGRAELAEVLARPAYASAHRITAVGHAHIDSAWLWPVRETVRKCARTFSNMVDLMDRHPDFRFACSSAQQYAWIKDKYPTLFARIKEKVAAGQFIPVGGMWVEADTNMPGAEAMARQFVAGKQFFLDEFGIDTPEVWLPDSFGYSAAMPQIVTAAGSEYFLTQKISWNSVNRMPHHTFIWEGIDGTGVFTHFPPVDTYNSDLGGGDLAHAQRNYRDSGAGTMSLVPFGYGDGGGGPTREMLAYATRKRSLEGSPTVALGTPAEFFAAAHAEYANPPRWSGELYLELHRGTYTSQANTKQGNRRSEHLLREAELWAATAAVHAGYEYPYDELDEIWKLVLLQQFHDILPGSSIAWVHRDAERNYAAIAARLEAIIESATRTLAGQGDRRLAFNAAPHDRDGVPALGAAVADQPTCVTPLKRDGGFLLDNGILAATFDADGLLVSLVDAASGREAMAAPGNLLQLHRDTPNQWDAWDIDGFYRNTVTNLTPASSVAAADGALVIKREFGNSHLVQRITLQDGAPALDIEIDIDWHESEKLLKLAFPFDVQADRSASETQFGHVYRPTHANTSWDEAKFEICAHRWVHVGESGYGVAVANDSTYGHDISRRGTTTVVRMSLLRAPLFPDPDCDQGHHRLRFSVRPGATIGDAVEQGYRRNLDTRVVEGAAVSIEPLIRLDNPAVVVESVKLANDRSGDLIVRLYESRGGRADVSIHANFSHDGVAVTDLLERPIEYPDAIKLWVNDIQLTLRPFKILTLRFTRVGRRV, encoded by the coding sequence ATGCATGACGACCGGCGAATTGTCGAGGACCGCATTCGGCGTTTCGTCGATAAGCGGCTGAACTGCGCCATCTACGTCGATTCGGCGCCGCTGACACTGACGGCGTGGACCGCACCAGGGGAGCCGGTGCCGTTCGCCGAGGCGGCGGCCCAGGAATTCACCGAGATCACTCCCGGGACGCCCTGGGGGCCACCCTGGTCGACGATGTGGCTGCACGTAACCGGAACCGTTCCGGAGCGGTGGCGCGGCCGGTCCGAGGGTGCCCCGGAGATGAGGGTCGAACTCGGCTTCACCGGCGGGCCGGGCTTCAACGCCGAGGGGTTGGTGTACCGGTCCGACGGCACCGTGGTGAAGGGCATCGCGCCGCGCAACGCGTTCGTGCCCATCGACGATCCGGACGCCCCGGTGGACTTCTACATCGAGGCCGCCGCCAACCCGGACATCGGCAAGCATTTCTGGTCGCCAATGCCATTGGGAGACAAGGCTACTTCCGGTGATGAGGCGCTGTACCGGCTGGGTGGTATCGACCTTGCGCTGCGCGACCTGAACCTGTGGGGGCTGCAGCAGGACATCGCAACCCTGGACGGGCTGATGCATACGCTCCCCGAGGATCTGCCGCGCCGCCACGAGATTCTGCGCGCGCTGGAACGCATGGTGGACACGGTGGATCCCGAGGATCTCGCGGGTACCGCGGCCGACGGACGTGCCGAACTCGCCGAGGTGCTGGCGCGCCCAGCGTATGCCAGTGCCCATCGGATCACCGCCGTCGGGCACGCTCATATCGACTCGGCATGGCTGTGGCCGGTGCGTGAGACGGTCCGTAAGTGCGCACGGACCTTCTCGAACATGGTCGACCTGATGGACCGGCATCCAGACTTCCGATTCGCCTGCTCCTCGGCGCAGCAGTACGCGTGGATCAAGGACAAGTACCCCACCCTGTTCGCTCGCATCAAGGAGAAAGTTGCTGCGGGACAGTTCATTCCGGTGGGCGGGATGTGGGTTGAGGCCGATACGAACATGCCCGGCGCGGAGGCGATGGCCCGCCAGTTCGTGGCGGGCAAGCAGTTCTTCCTCGACGAGTTTGGGATCGACACCCCGGAGGTGTGGCTGCCCGATTCGTTCGGCTACTCCGCGGCGATGCCCCAGATCGTCACCGCCGCCGGTTCGGAATACTTTTTGACACAGAAGATTTCGTGGAACTCGGTCAACCGGATGCCGCATCACACCTTCATCTGGGAAGGGATCGACGGCACCGGGGTGTTCACGCATTTCCCGCCCGTCGACACCTACAACTCCGATCTGGGCGGCGGCGACCTTGCGCATGCGCAGCGCAACTACCGCGACTCCGGGGCGGGCACCATGTCGCTGGTGCCCTTCGGCTACGGAGACGGGGGCGGCGGCCCCACCCGCGAAATGCTGGCCTACGCCACGCGCAAGCGGTCGCTGGAAGGCTCACCCACGGTGGCCCTGGGTACCCCGGCGGAGTTTTTTGCCGCCGCCCACGCCGAGTACGCCAACCCGCCGCGCTGGTCCGGTGAGCTCTACCTGGAGCTGCACCGCGGCACGTACACCTCGCAGGCGAACACCAAGCAGGGCAACCGACGCAGCGAGCACTTGCTGCGCGAGGCAGAGCTGTGGGCGGCGACGGCGGCGGTGCATGCCGGATACGAGTACCCGTACGACGAGCTGGACGAGATTTGGAAGCTGGTGCTGCTGCAGCAGTTCCACGACATCCTGCCCGGCAGCTCCATCGCCTGGGTGCACCGGGACGCCGAACGGAACTACGCGGCGATCGCGGCGAGACTGGAAGCCATCATCGAATCCGCGACGCGGACCCTGGCGGGCCAGGGTGACCGCAGACTGGCTTTCAATGCTGCGCCGCACGATCGCGACGGGGTACCCGCGCTGGGCGCCGCTGTCGCCGATCAGCCCACATGCGTCACCCCCCTGAAGAGGGATGGAGGGTTCCTGCTGGACAACGGGATTCTGGCGGCCACCTTCGATGCCGACGGTCTGTTGGTCTCCCTCGTCGATGCGGCCAGCGGCCGGGAGGCCATGGCGGCGCCGGGGAATCTGCTGCAGTTGCATCGCGATACGCCGAACCAGTGGGACGCCTGGGATATCGACGGCTTCTACCGGAACACCGTCACCAATCTGACGCCGGCGAGCTCGGTTGCCGCCGCGGACGGTGCGCTGGTGATCAAGCGTGAATTCGGCAATTCACATCTTGTGCAACGCATCACGCTGCAGGATGGCGCGCCCGCACTGGACATCGAGATCGATATCGACTGGCACGAGTCCGAGAAGCTGCTCAAATTGGCGTTCCCGTTCGACGTGCAGGCCGACCGATCGGCGTCGGAAACCCAGTTCGGCCATGTGTATCGGCCCACGCACGCCAACACCTCGTGGGACGAAGCCAAGTTCGAGATCTGTGCGCACCGTTGGGTGCATGTGGGCGAATCCGGATACGGCGTGGCGGTGGCCAACGATTCGACCTACGGGCACGACATCAGTAGACGTGGCACCACCACCGTGGTGCGGATGTCCCTTTTGCGTGCGCCGCTCTTTCCGGATCCCGATTGCGATCAGGGACATCACCGATTGAGGTTCTCGGTGCGCCCCGGCGCGACGATCGGCGACGCCGTCGAGCAGGGATACCGGCGCAACCTCGATACGCGGGTCGTCGAAGGCGCCGCAGTGAGCATCGAACCTCTTATCAGACTGGATAACCCGGCCGTCGTCGTGGAATCGGTGAAGCTGGCCAACGACCGTAGCGGTGATCTGATCGTCCGGCTCTACGAGTCGCGCGGTGGGCGGGCCGATGTGAGCATCCATGCGAATTTCAGCCACGACGGGGTGGCCGTGACCGATCTGCTGGAACGGCCGATCGAGTATCCGGATGCGATCAAACTCTGGGTCAACGATATTCAACTGACATTGCGTCCGTTCAAAATTCTGACGCTGCGATTCACTCGTGTAGGAAGGCGTGTATGA